One window of Hymenobacter sp. BRD128 genomic DNA carries:
- a CDS encoding phage protein Gp36 family protein — translation MSFLTPDDYGLQIRDEIRGLLTDGNDVLLSKAALAAQTEMESYLRGRFDVAKVFGALGAVAAVPASGTTPAVPAQPDQRNPQIVMYLVDMALYHMHSRQNPRNVPTIRQDRYDHAIDWLKMVRKGALSCGLPLETLTLPDGTQDTGSILPRGGSNPKLLNSAY, via the coding sequence ATGAGCTTCCTGACCCCCGACGATTACGGCCTGCAAATCCGCGACGAGATTCGCGGCCTGCTCACCGACGGCAACGACGTGCTGCTGAGCAAAGCCGCGCTAGCCGCCCAGACCGAGATGGAGAGCTACCTGCGGGGCCGCTTCGACGTGGCCAAGGTATTCGGCGCCCTGGGCGCGGTGGCGGCCGTGCCCGCCAGCGGCACCACGCCCGCGGTGCCGGCCCAACCCGACCAGCGCAACCCGCAAATCGTGATGTACCTGGTGGATATGGCGCTCTACCACATGCACAGCCGCCAGAACCCCCGCAACGTGCCCACCATTCGCCAGGACCGCTACGACCACGCCATTGACTGGCTCAAGATGGTCCGGAAGGGTGCGCTTTCGTGCGGCCTGCCGCTGGAAACGCTTACCCTGCCCGATGGCACCCAGGACACGGGCAGTATCCTGCCCCGTGGCGGCTCCAACCCGAAACTGCTTAACAGCGCATACTAA
- a CDS encoding ATP-dependent Clp protease proteolytic subunit, with amino-acid sequence MAQPTLQIYSAIGVNAQDGTGLSAAQFGAQLAQAEATGEKRVAVRINSGGGNWQEGQSMYDLLKASALKVDTYCVGLVASAATLPFMAGNKRLIAAHGKLMIHECASVAQGQVADLENAIAQQKAINDSMAQLYASVSGQTVEKCAELMKATTYLDSEQAVALGFATGIMPDTQATQAPPADMPAASLHSYYATILSAADMKNLLIPIFAAAGMLTVTASTSDADVATAVQAAFTEKDKAKKEADEAKAALATATAALAAAEKKCADMEEEDAKAKAEAATAAVTALVKSAVSAGKITASMEATYTTLATADLASTKAVLDAMPARKSIAGTITNVEASADTKVIPLTAGGAMAEIQARLAGATI; translated from the coding sequence ATGGCCCAACCCACGCTCCAGATTTACTCCGCCATCGGCGTCAACGCCCAGGACGGCACCGGCCTCTCGGCCGCGCAGTTCGGGGCGCAGCTGGCCCAGGCCGAGGCCACGGGCGAGAAGCGGGTAGCTGTGCGCATCAATAGCGGCGGGGGCAACTGGCAGGAAGGCCAGAGCATGTACGACCTGCTCAAAGCCTCGGCCCTCAAGGTCGATACCTACTGCGTGGGCCTGGTGGCCTCGGCCGCTACGCTGCCCTTCATGGCCGGCAACAAGCGCCTGATTGCCGCCCACGGCAAGCTCATGATTCACGAGTGCGCCAGCGTGGCCCAGGGCCAGGTGGCCGACCTCGAAAACGCCATTGCCCAGCAGAAGGCCATCAACGACAGCATGGCCCAGCTCTACGCCAGCGTGAGTGGGCAAACGGTCGAGAAGTGCGCCGAGCTGATGAAGGCTACCACCTACCTCGACTCCGAGCAGGCCGTGGCCCTGGGCTTCGCTACCGGCATCATGCCCGACACCCAGGCCACTCAGGCGCCGCCGGCCGACATGCCGGCGGCTTCGCTCCATTCTTACTACGCCACTATCCTCAGCGCCGCTGATATGAAGAACCTGTTGATTCCCATTTTCGCCGCGGCCGGTATGCTGACCGTGACGGCCAGCACGTCGGATGCCGACGTGGCCACCGCCGTGCAAGCCGCCTTCACCGAGAAGGACAAGGCTAAAAAAGAAGCCGACGAGGCCAAAGCTGCCCTGGCTACGGCTACCGCCGCGCTGGCCGCCGCTGAAAAGAAATGCGCCGACATGGAAGAGGAAGACGCCAAGGCGAAAGCCGAAGCCGCGACCGCTGCCGTCACGGCCCTGGTCAAGTCGGCTGTGAGCGCTGGCAAAATCACCGCCAGCATGGAAGCCACCTACACCACCCTGGCTACGGCCGACCTGGCCAGCACCAAGGCGGTGCTCGACGCTATGCCGGCGCGCAAGTCGATTGCCGGCACCATCACCAACGTGGAGGCCAGCGCCGATACGAAAGTGATTCCGCTGACGGCCGGCGGCGCAATGGCCGAAATCCAAGCGCGCCTGGCCGGCGCCACCATTTAA
- a CDS encoding M15 family metallopeptidase: MTDSQRCLAAYGDPSTPAFEAKWLVRHPLPAAVIPHFPLYQGATKPTAVYMHKFATAALDAVLLELVATGLIKELHTYAGCREVRQKRGIGEWSIHSWGLALDFDEKTEVLGGACHFSEAFLNVWRKHGWVCGADFIGRKDPMHFQYTKYFPAIA; this comes from the coding sequence ATGACGGACTCGCAACGCTGCCTGGCGGCCTACGGTGACCCCAGCACGCCCGCTTTCGAAGCGAAATGGCTGGTGCGCCACCCACTGCCGGCGGCGGTGATTCCGCATTTCCCGCTCTATCAGGGCGCCACCAAGCCCACCGCCGTCTACATGCACAAGTTTGCCACGGCGGCGCTTGATGCGGTGCTGTTGGAGCTAGTGGCCACCGGGTTAATCAAGGAGCTGCACACCTATGCCGGCTGCCGGGAGGTGCGCCAAAAGCGCGGCATTGGTGAGTGGAGCATTCACAGCTGGGGCCTGGCACTCGACTTCGACGAGAAGACGGAAGTACTGGGGGGTGCCTGCCACTTCTCGGAGGCTTTCCTCAACGTCTGGCGCAAGCACGGCTGGGTATGTGGCGCGGATTTTATCGGCCGCAAAGACCCCATGCACTTTCAGTACACCAAGTATTTCCCGGCTATCGCCTAG
- a CDS encoding DUF6046 domain-containing protein: protein MSYALSPELAVDSLKGRGLAVGTDRASAGLGGSPGIPIDLRALTAEAFGYSGLRRFQVPAGQGQQGNGGFYATQAGQLATTAPTNMFGLPVFLQVNFHAATNPVTLDLANGLALLDPIVTVEAPMNVIKTPIQGRKGTVKEYISQGDYGVTIRAILATDVHAADRFAYPLPLVQKLRALCELGVALPVSGFLLDTYGIKNLVVENVRYEALPGFVNLQAYELQCVSDDPIELAF, encoded by the coding sequence ATGTCCTATGCCCTATCCCCTGAGCTTGCCGTCGACAGCCTGAAAGGGCGCGGGCTGGCCGTGGGCACTGACCGGGCCAGCGCCGGACTCGGTGGCTCGCCAGGAATTCCGATAGACTTACGGGCCTTAACCGCCGAGGCCTTCGGCTACTCGGGTCTGCGCCGCTTCCAGGTGCCAGCGGGCCAGGGTCAGCAGGGCAACGGCGGCTTCTACGCCACCCAGGCCGGGCAGCTGGCCACCACGGCCCCAACCAACATGTTCGGGCTGCCGGTCTTCCTGCAGGTCAATTTCCACGCGGCCACTAACCCCGTGACTTTGGACCTAGCAAACGGGCTAGCCCTGCTCGACCCGATTGTGACGGTGGAGGCGCCGATGAATGTCATCAAAACGCCGATTCAGGGCCGCAAGGGCACGGTGAAAGAGTACATCAGCCAGGGCGATTACGGCGTGACGATTCGCGCCATCCTGGCCACCGATGTGCACGCGGCCGACCGCTTTGCCTATCCGCTGCCCTTGGTGCAAAAGCTGCGGGCGCTGTGTGAGCTGGGGGTAGCGCTGCCAGTGTCTGGCTTTTTGCTCGATACCTACGGCATCAAAAACCTGGTCGTCGAGAACGTGCGCTACGAGGCCTTGCCGGGCTTTGTGAACCTGCAAGCCTACGAGCTGCAATGCGTGAGTGAC
- a CDS encoding DUF2586 family protein — translation MALPDILITRAQGGLGRQQPTNDGISALITQGVAVPGKLALDTDYELRSLLAAEAIGILPTGIFALTHDHLSEYFRLSPGAVLIVRVVAQSVPLASILDHTQAHAKSMLVAANGRIKQLAVCLNPAAGYVPVTTAGLDADVLAAIPLAQALATEEFTQHRPVLVVLGAYSLSHDPATAPDLTALASEYVAVVAGTDAAEPTEPAIGTLLGALSAASVHESIAWVQKFNLTSGGAFLNAGLSNGATVAQLLPGDLGAFAGKGFIVVRQHAGLDGFYFSDSPTCTVVSSDYATIENVRTANKAARLVRTALLPSLNGPLPVNADGTLQAQVIGELSGRATATLSAGLAQPGEVSALSVFIDPTQNVISTSRLAVEVRIIPVGVARQITVNLGLTTNI, via the coding sequence ATGGCCCTGCCCGACATCCTCATTACCCGCGCCCAGGGTGGGCTCGGCCGCCAGCAGCCCACCAACGACGGTATCAGCGCCCTCATCACCCAGGGCGTAGCCGTGCCCGGCAAGCTGGCGCTTGATACGGACTACGAGCTGCGCAGCCTGCTGGCTGCCGAAGCCATTGGCATCCTGCCCACCGGCATCTTTGCCCTTACCCACGACCACCTCAGCGAGTACTTCCGCCTCTCCCCTGGGGCTGTGCTGATTGTGCGCGTGGTGGCCCAGAGCGTGCCGCTGGCCAGCATCCTCGACCACACCCAGGCGCACGCCAAATCGATGCTGGTGGCCGCTAACGGCCGCATCAAGCAGCTGGCCGTGTGCCTGAACCCGGCCGCCGGCTACGTGCCGGTTACCACCGCCGGCCTGGACGCCGACGTACTGGCCGCGATTCCGCTGGCCCAGGCGCTGGCCACCGAAGAGTTTACCCAGCACCGCCCGGTGCTGGTGGTGCTCGGGGCCTACTCGCTCAGCCACGACCCCGCCACCGCCCCCGACCTTACGGCGCTCGCCAGCGAGTACGTGGCCGTGGTGGCGGGCACCGACGCGGCCGAGCCCACCGAGCCGGCCATCGGTACGCTGCTCGGCGCCCTTTCGGCGGCTAGCGTGCATGAGAGCATCGCCTGGGTGCAGAAGTTCAACCTCACCAGTGGCGGCGCTTTCCTAAACGCCGGCCTGAGCAACGGTGCCACCGTGGCGCAGCTGCTGCCCGGCGATTTGGGCGCGTTTGCCGGCAAGGGCTTCATTGTCGTGCGTCAGCATGCCGGCCTCGACGGGTTCTACTTCTCCGACTCGCCCACGTGCACGGTAGTAAGCAGCGACTACGCCACCATCGAAAACGTGCGCACCGCCAACAAGGCCGCGCGCCTGGTGCGCACCGCCCTGCTGCCGAGCCTCAACGGCCCGCTGCCGGTTAATGCCGACGGCACCTTGCAGGCGCAGGTGATTGGCGAGCTCAGCGGCCGGGCCACGGCCACGCTCAGCGCGGGGCTCGCCCAGCCGGGCGAGGTGTCGGCGCTGAGCGTCTTCATCGACCCCACGCAGAACGTCATCAGCACCTCCAGGCTGGCCGTGGAGGTGCGCATTATCCCGGTCGGCGTAGCGCGGCAGATTACCGTGAACCTGGGCCTCACTACTAACATCTAA